In Phocoena phocoena chromosome 3, mPhoPho1.1, whole genome shotgun sequence, a single window of DNA contains:
- the UBLCP1 gene encoding ubiquitin-like domain-containing CTD phosphatase 1, translated as MALPIIVKWGGQEYSVTTLSEDDTVLDLKQFLKTLTGVLPERQKLLGLKVKGKPAENDVKLGALKLKPNTKIMMMGTREESLEDVLGPPPDNDDVINDFDIEDEVVEVENREENLQKISRRVKEYKVEVLNPPREGKKLLVLDVDYTLFDHRSCAETGVELMRPYLHEFLTSAYEDYDIVIWSATNMKWIEAKMKELGVSTNANYKITFMLDSAAMITVHTPRRGLIDVKPLGVIWGKFSEFYSKKNTIMFDDIGRNFLMNPQNGLKIRPFMKAHLNRDKDKELLKLTQYLKEIAKLDDFLDLNHKYWERYLSKKQGQ; from the exons ATGGCTCTTCCTATCATTGTAAAATGGGGTGGACAGGAATATTCAGTGACCACACTTTCAGAAGATGATACTGTGCTAGATCTCAAACAGTTTCTCAAGACCCTTACGGGAGTGCTACCAGAACGCCAGAAGTTACTTGGACTCAAAGTTAAAG GCAAACCTGCAGAAAATGATGTTAAGCTTGGAGCTCTCAAACTGAAACCAAATACTAAAATCATGATGATGGGAACTCGTGAGGAGAGCTTG GAAGATGTCTTAGGTCCACCTCCTGACAATGATGACGTTATTAACGACTTTGATATTGAAGATGAAGTAGTTGAAGTAGAAAATAG GGAGGAAAACCTACAGAAAATTTCCCGCAGAGTAAAAGAGTACAAAGTGGAAGTTTTGAATCCTCCCAGGGAAGGGAAAAAACTTTTGGTGCTAGATGTTGATTATACATTATTTG ACCATAGGTCTTGTGCAGAGACTGGGGTAGAATTAATGCGGCCATATCTTCATGAATTCCTAACATCTGCATATGAGGATTATGACATTGTTATTTGGT CTGCAACAAATATGAAGTGGATTGAAGCTAAAATGAAA gagcTGGGAGTGAGTACAAATGCAAATTACAAGATTACCTTCATGTTGGACAGTGCTGCTATGATAACAGTGCATACTCCAAGGAGAGGATTAATAGAT GTAAAGCCACTTGGTGTTATATGGGGAAAGTTTTCGGAgttttacagcaaaaaaaacaccATCATGTTTGACGACATAGGAAGAAATTTTCTAATGAACCCACAGAATGGACTAAAG ATAAGACCTTTTATGAAAGCACACCTAAATCGAGATAAagacaaagaacttttaaaattaacccAGTACCTCAAGGAAATAGCAAAATTAGATGACTTTTTGGACCTAAATCACAAATATTGGGAAAG GTATCTCTCAAAGAAGCAAGGACAGTAG